Proteins encoded together in one Parcubacteria group bacterium window:
- a CDS encoding NUDIX domain-containing protein — protein sequence MKKCSCKKAVDYIGVGGGVLILNEKGEALLMRRGKDVRNESGWWSKPGGGVKHGENAIDAITREIKEELNIEIDVWGYLPHTDHIIHKEKQHWVAFNYIACIISGVPKNMEPDKCDKIKWFALDALPKKITQTTREPIEDYRSGRYIDLRQKNACGMHMYYDAIQKFHDKFAMKGTNNEDMMFRLNLMIEELGELAQAITKGKSREEVIEENIDLLNLVMGNFISLGVCAEEVDKAFWAKHRTIMDRKKKMLDNGIYRVTGK from the coding sequence ATGAAAAAATGTTCGTGTAAAAAAGCAGTGGATTATATTGGCGTGGGTGGCGGTGTGCTGATCCTCAATGAAAAAGGTGAGGCGCTTCTTATGCGACGGGGTAAAGATGTGCGCAATGAATCCGGTTGGTGGTCCAAACCGGGTGGCGGTGTAAAGCATGGTGAGAACGCAATCGATGCAATAACGCGTGAGATCAAGGAGGAATTAAATATCGAGATCGATGTGTGGGGATATTTACCGCATACGGATCATATTATACATAAAGAAAAACAACATTGGGTTGCATTTAATTATATTGCATGCATCATATCCGGCGTGCCAAAAAACATGGAGCCAGATAAGTGCGATAAGATCAAATGGTTTGCGTTGGATGCACTGCCGAAAAAGATCACACAAACGACACGAGAGCCGATCGAGGATTATCGCAGTGGTCGTTACATCGATTTACGCCAAAAGAATGCATGTGGGATGCACATGTATTATGACGCGATCCAAAAATTTCATGATAAATTTGCGATGAAAGGTACAAATAATGAAGACATGATGTTTCGTCTCAATCTCATGATCGAGGAGTTGGGGGAATTGGCGCAAGCGATCACAAAGGGGAAATCGCGTGAAGAAGTGATCGAAGAAAACATCGACCTGCTCAATTTGGTGATGGGAAATTTTATCAGTCTGGGTGTGTGCGCGGAAGAAGTAGACAAAGCTTTTTGGGCAAAACATCGCACGATCATGGACAGAAAGAAGAAAATGTTGGATAATGGAATATACAGAGTTACAGGTAAATAA
- a CDS encoding lytic murein transglycosylase, whose amino-acid sequence MKRQRRRNIYLLIWMCILCAGLFLCNGNVLYADDSEDELTEEEKEQQEEYEEKKEKYEDKVEKVEAQKSSLQGNLNVVQQSLGATKRTIDMVISDIEAKEADIDRHDAQIQSLNGQILLYQRSLAETMRNVYYAQNGRTFSSVIENNDGMQRFMGKTDDLGSLRSKIVEMVQQVQSTKDLQEQKKNELAALKSEKEKLLEEHKEKESDLLAQSVAVQTEIVKVDTTLADLNAKLSAVESKLSSLLGESFSTDDIVEAAKFASKKTGVRKSFILGMLVVETDLGRFTGGCTYKQSKMGDKNLEIFKRICKDLDYDYKKQKVSCALSYGIGGAMGVAQFMPTTWVGYESKIKSYTGNSPANPWSLTDGVMAMAIKLANDGASSEKGEYDAARRYYCGSNINRTVCKQYGNKVKYWAENYKDRL is encoded by the coding sequence ATGAAAAGACAAAGAAGGCGCAATATATATTTATTGATCTGGATGTGCATTTTATGTGCGGGGCTTTTTTTGTGCAATGGGAATGTTCTCTATGCAGATGATTCAGAAGATGAATTGACGGAAGAAGAAAAAGAACAACAAGAAGAATACGAAGAAAAAAAAGAAAAATACGAGGATAAAGTGGAAAAAGTGGAAGCACAAAAATCATCTTTGCAGGGAAATTTGAATGTCGTGCAACAGTCGCTTGGCGCAACCAAGCGTACGATTGATATGGTTATCAGTGATATTGAAGCAAAAGAAGCGGATATTGATCGGCATGATGCACAGATCCAGTCATTGAATGGACAGATTCTTCTTTATCAACGATCATTGGCGGAGACAATGCGCAATGTATATTATGCGCAAAATGGTCGCACGTTTTCTTCTGTTATAGAAAATAATGATGGCATGCAGAGATTCATGGGAAAGACCGATGATCTCGGGTCACTGCGTTCAAAGATCGTTGAGATGGTGCAACAGGTGCAATCCACAAAGGATTTGCAAGAGCAGAAAAAAAATGAACTTGCCGCGCTCAAAAGCGAAAAAGAGAAGCTCTTAGAGGAGCATAAGGAAAAAGAATCAGATCTTTTGGCGCAATCCGTCGCTGTGCAAACAGAGATCGTTAAGGTAGATACGACACTGGCGGATTTGAACGCAAAGCTTTCTGCGGTCGAGTCAAAATTGTCATCGTTGTTGGGCGAGTCGTTCAGCACGGATGATATCGTCGAAGCGGCAAAATTTGCAAGCAAAAAAACGGGTGTGCGTAAGAGCTTTATTCTTGGCATGCTTGTGGTGGAAACAGATCTTGGTCGATTTACCGGCGGGTGTACATATAAACAAAGCAAGATGGGTGACAAAAATTTAGAGATCTTTAAGCGTATTTGCAAAGATCTGGATTATGATTATAAAAAGCAGAAGGTGTCGTGTGCGCTCAGTTACGGGATTGGCGGAGCAATGGGCGTGGCGCAATTCATGCCAACAACGTGGGTAGGATATGAATCCAAGATCAAGAGTTATACCGGAAACAGCCCGGCAAATCCATGGAGCCTCACCGATGGCGTGATGGCGATGGCGATCAAACTCGCGAATGATGGTGCATCAAGCGAAAAGGGGGAGTACGATGCGGCACGTCGTTATTATTGCGGATCAAATATTAATCGTACTGTGTGCAAACAATATGGCAATAAGGTAAAATATTGGGCGGAGAATTATAAAGATCGGTTGTAG
- the rodA gene encoding rod shape-determining protein RodA, translating to MIRKFFAFDFIYFFTVILILIFGTIALWSVFSYGDGWDRTIFVKHLTYVVIGIGIFIIFSLIDYGIWRAYSTFLYFVSIGLLGITVLFGTTLRGTSGWLNLGFTYIQPVEIIKVFIIIFLAHFISKKRGELGEITTIIVSFILTSIMAFFVLLQPDFGSAIVLYGIWFWMIFVSGIKKRFLLSFVVLGCVFAVLAWQVFAPYQRARIVNFLHPERDPQGTGYNVLQSIITVGNGGMFGQGFGYGSQSQLNFLPEKHTDFIFATIAESVGFLGVLVLCGLFFTLFFRFFVIAGQSRDTFGYFLVVGVMALFFIHFTINVGMNIGVMPVTGIPLPLISYGGSALISILIACGMVMSVYLRREVTMKNYIESY from the coding sequence ATGATTCGCAAATTTTTTGCTTTTGATTTTATCTATTTTTTTACAGTGATTCTCATTTTGATCTTTGGGACGATCGCACTGTGGAGTGTTTTTTCTTATGGGGACGGATGGGACCGCACGATTTTCGTCAAACATCTCACGTATGTTGTTATAGGAATAGGTATTTTTATCATATTTAGTTTGATCGATTATGGAATCTGGCGGGCGTATAGTACATTCCTTTATTTTGTATCGATTGGCCTTTTGGGGATTACGGTGCTTTTTGGGACAACGTTGCGTGGCACGTCCGGATGGCTCAATCTCGGATTCACATATATCCAGCCGGTGGAAATTATCAAAGTATTTATAATCATCTTTTTGGCGCATTTTATTTCCAAGAAGCGGGGAGAGCTGGGAGAGATCACTACGATCATTGTGTCATTTATTTTGACGAGCATCATGGCGTTTTTTGTGCTTTTGCAACCGGACTTTGGTTCGGCGATCGTTCTATACGGTATATGGTTTTGGATGATCTTTGTATCGGGGATCAAGAAGCGTTTCCTATTATCATTTGTTGTTTTGGGATGTGTGTTTGCCGTGCTTGCGTGGCAAGTTTTTGCGCCGTACCAGCGTGCGCGCATCGTCAATTTTCTCCATCCAGAACGTGATCCGCAAGGCACGGGGTATAATGTTTTGCAGTCGATCATTACGGTGGGTAACGGCGGTATGTTTGGTCAGGGGTTTGGGTATGGGTCGCAATCGCAATTGAACTTTTTGCCGGAAAAACACACGGACTTTATTTTTGCAACGATCGCGGAGTCGGTGGGATTTTTGGGCGTTTTGGTGTTATGTGGGCTTTTCTTCACGTTATTTTTCCGATTTTTTGTCATCGCAGGGCAATCGCGGGATACGTTCGGGTATTTTTTGGTCGTGGGTGTGATGGCGTTGTTTTTTATCCATTTTACGATCAATGTCGGCATGAATATCGGCGTGATGCCCGTTACGGGTATCCCGCTTCCTCTTATCAGTTATGGAGGAAGTGCGCTAATTAGTATCCTCATTGCATGCGGTATGGTAATGAGTGTATACTTACGACGCGAAGTCACGATGAAAAATTATATTGAATCGTACTAA
- a CDS encoding UDP-N-acetylglucosamine 1-carboxyvinyltransferase, translated as MQYFEINGGKKLHGSISVNGSKNAAVALLAASVINQDVTVLKNVPQIEEVNRWIEVLTSIGMHVEKNGATLTLTPAKKLTPETINVQAAERTRSAIMLISALAGQHKKYFIPQAGGCKLGARTIRPHLFALEKYGIEIVSQKCGFDMSIDVLHPAESNVLYESGDTVTETAIMAAAQIPGKTTIKMATSNYMVQDLCFFLEELGVKIVGIGTSTLEIYGKKNLKKKVEYTISEDPIEAMFFLSLAITTKSELVVKRCPIEFLELELLKLEKMGQQYEILKKYRSYNKRTQLVDIKMIPSKLTALQDKIHALPFPGLNMDNLPFFVPIAMMAKGKTLIHDWVYENRAVYFTELNRLGGHATLIDSHRVDITGPTKFHGADLTSPPALRPAAIMLVAMLGAKGKSILRDVYSISRGYENLQERLRSIGADITLVEE; from the coding sequence ATGCAATATTTTGAGATCAACGGCGGGAAGAAATTACATGGGTCGATCAGTGTCAATGGATCAAAAAATGCCGCAGTGGCGCTTCTTGCCGCTTCAGTGATCAATCAGGATGTCACTGTTTTGAAAAATGTGCCGCAGATCGAAGAAGTGAATCGATGGATCGAAGTGCTGACAAGTATTGGCATGCATGTGGAAAAAAACGGTGCGACACTGACGCTTACACCAGCAAAGAAATTAACGCCGGAAACGATCAATGTGCAGGCGGCAGAAAGAACGCGCAGTGCGATCATGCTCATCAGTGCACTTGCCGGGCAACACAAAAAATATTTCATCCCGCAGGCCGGAGGATGCAAACTTGGCGCACGGACAATTCGTCCGCATCTTTTTGCCTTGGAAAAATATGGCATCGAGATCGTGTCGCAAAAATGCGGATTTGATATGTCGATAGATGTTTTGCATCCCGCAGAGAGCAATGTGCTCTATGAGTCAGGGGATACTGTGACCGAAACAGCGATCATGGCGGCGGCGCAAATTCCCGGCAAAACAACGATCAAAATGGCAACATCGAATTACATGGTGCAAGACCTGTGTTTTTTCTTGGAAGAACTTGGTGTAAAAATCGTGGGCATCGGCACATCGACATTGGAGATCTATGGCAAAAAGAATCTCAAGAAAAAAGTGGAATATACAATTAGCGAAGACCCAATTGAGGCGATGTTCTTTCTCTCTCTTGCGATCACAACAAAAAGTGAGCTTGTCGTTAAGCGATGTCCGATCGAATTTTTGGAATTGGAGTTATTGAAATTGGAAAAAATGGGGCAGCAATATGAAATACTTAAAAAATATCGATCATACAATAAGCGGACACAACTGGTGGATATCAAAATGATCCCATCAAAACTTACCGCATTACAAGACAAAATCCATGCGTTGCCGTTTCCGGGACTAAATATGGATAATTTGCCGTTTTTTGTGCCGATTGCCATGATGGCAAAAGGCAAGACATTGATCCATGATTGGGTATACGAAAATCGCGCAGTATATTTTACAGAACTTAATCGTCTCGGCGGACATGCGACACTCATTGATTCACATCGCGTGGATATCACTGGTCCGACGAAATTTCACGGTGCCGATCTGACATCGCCACCGGCATTGCGACCGGCAGCGATCATGCTTGTCGCGATGCTTGGCGCAAAAGGAAAATCGATCTTGCGCGATGTGTACTCGATCAGTCGTGGTTATGAGAATTTGCAAGAAAGATTGCGCAGTATCGGTGCAGACATAACATTGGTGGAAGAATAA
- a CDS encoding FecR family protein, with product MLDFYEEKGRKIFIIIMIVFILLFTLAFFAGRFYALWYMPQGTSTQIISEIPAEQPTKKINGQVEYAEGTVEVRESATSGWFTAAKGNIFAKGNELRTLGKSRAIVTFEDGSIVRLDENTHIVFVDNVQDIKIDVEQGEIFNSVAKNDARTYIVQTDRYAIKALGTEFGVTESGDTTSVLVVESAVEVQNDAGNTLDRIEEGNKAKVVNDHVEKTVIADADLTDDFIVWSTAKNEDGEKTDGDNVKKDADNDTVTGSITLSGEKSSSGVRLHWGTKGVSAPHGFKIVKSTDANPVYPGDDYQYLTDSSVREYMWEITTGKKYHFRVCIYDGSGKCLQYSNDIYVDTPSGKDDGDGEYASSVSLSAKEDNGDVKLTWEISGGDAPLRFKVVKSKDPNPVYPGDDYQYLSNRDVRKYTWEGFPKGKTYHFRVCIYKGGKCGTYSNDVKVSF from the coding sequence ATGCTGGATTTTTATGAAGAAAAAGGACGAAAGATCTTTATAATTATTATGATCGTTTTTATCCTTCTGTTCACGTTGGCGTTTTTTGCGGGACGTTTTTATGCTTTGTGGTATATGCCACAAGGCACATCGACACAAATAATCTCAGAAATTCCTGCGGAGCAACCCACAAAAAAGATCAATGGACAGGTGGAATATGCTGAAGGTACGGTTGAAGTGCGAGAGAGTGCTACGTCTGGATGGTTTACTGCGGCAAAGGGTAATATTTTTGCAAAAGGCAATGAATTACGTACGCTTGGGAAATCACGTGCGATCGTAACATTTGAGGATGGCAGTATCGTGCGATTGGATGAGAATACGCACATTGTCTTTGTCGATAATGTGCAGGATATAAAGATCGATGTTGAACAAGGGGAGATTTTCAATAGTGTTGCAAAAAATGATGCGCGTACATATATCGTTCAAACAGATCGTTATGCGATCAAGGCGCTTGGTACGGAATTTGGCGTGACAGAATCGGGCGACACAACGTCAGTGCTTGTCGTGGAAAGTGCTGTGGAGGTACAAAATGATGCTGGCAACACTCTCGATCGCATTGAGGAAGGCAATAAAGCAAAAGTAGTGAATGACCATGTGGAGAAGACCGTGATCGCTGATGCAGATCTCACGGATGACTTTATCGTGTGGAGTACGGCAAAAAATGAGGATGGGGAGAAAACGGATGGAGATAATGTGAAAAAAGATGCAGATAATGACACTGTCACAGGGTCGATCACGCTCAGTGGTGAAAAATCAAGTAGTGGCGTGCGATTGCATTGGGGTACAAAAGGTGTGAGTGCGCCACATGGGTTTAAGATTGTAAAATCCACCGATGCAAATCCTGTCTATCCCGGTGATGATTATCAGTATCTCACGGATAGTTCCGTGCGGGAGTACATGTGGGAGATCACCACGGGAAAAAAGTACCATTTTCGAGTGTGTATATATGATGGGTCGGGAAAGTGTCTACAATATAGCAATGATATATATGTGGATACGCCGAGTGGCAAAGATGACGGTGATGGCGAGTATGCGTCATCAGTTTCGCTTTCTGCAAAAGAAGATAATGGTGATGTAAAATTGACGTGGGAGATCTCCGGTGGCGATGCGCCGTTGAGATTTAAAGTTGTAAAATCCAAAGATCCTAACCCTGTCTATCCCGGTGATGATTATCAGTATCTTTCCAATCGTGATGTGCGCAAATATACATGGGAAGGATTTCCTAAGGGCAAAACGTATCATTTTCGCGTGTGTATATACAAGGGAGGAAAGTGTGGCACATACAGCAATGATGTAAAGGTCTCTTTTTGA
- a CDS encoding rod shape-determining protein, which yields MIVRKIGIDLGTANTLVFVPKRGVVVDEPSVVAVSMIDNRVLAVGNEAKEMLGRTPDTITAYKPLRDGVIADYRVTEAMLKYFIKKVTGRFFLVRPEVMISIPAGITSTERRAVVDAAEKAGAKRAYVVKEPILAMIGAGIKIHTAQGNMIINVGGGTSEIAVISLGGVVASHSARVGGNKFDQAISDYIKRKYSLAIGEQMAEEIKIQIGSAMQQVKEERMDIRGRDLMGGLPKTITITSNEVTEALQDELREVINAVKKVLQDTPPELSADIMDKGTVLSGGGALLKNLDQLITKTIGVPCYVADDPLRCVVRGTGKVLDNLDIYKKTILATTRR from the coding sequence ATGATCGTGCGAAAAATTGGGATTGATCTCGGAACGGCGAATACGCTTGTTTTTGTGCCGAAGCGCGGTGTGGTAGTGGATGAACCGTCGGTTGTTGCTGTGTCGATGATCGATAATAGAGTGTTGGCTGTGGGCAATGAGGCGAAAGAGATGCTGGGACGCACGCCGGACACAATCACGGCGTACAAGCCGTTGCGGGATGGTGTGATCGCGGATTATCGGGTGACCGAGGCAATGCTCAAATACTTCATCAAAAAGGTGACAGGACGATTTTTTCTTGTGCGACCAGAAGTGATGATCTCGATCCCGGCAGGCATTACATCAACAGAACGGCGCGCGGTAGTGGATGCGGCGGAAAAGGCAGGTGCCAAAAGGGCATATGTGGTGAAGGAGCCAATCCTTGCCATGATCGGTGCGGGGATCAAGATCCATACGGCACAGGGAAATATGATCATCAACGTCGGTGGTGGTACGAGTGAGATCGCTGTGATCTCATTGGGTGGCGTGGTGGCGTCGCATAGTGCGCGCGTGGGTGGTAACAAATTCGATCAGGCAATCTCGGATTATATCAAGCGCAAATACTCATTGGCGATTGGTGAACAGATGGCAGAGGAGATCAAAATTCAGATCGGTAGTGCGATGCAACAAGTCAAAGAAGAACGCATGGATATTCGCGGACGAGATCTGATGGGCGGATTGCCAAAGACGATCACGATCACATCCAACGAAGTAACGGAAGCATTGCAAGATGAGTTGCGTGAGGTGATCAATGCGGTAAAGAAAGTTTTGCAAGATACGCCACCGGAATTGTCAGCAGATATTATGGATAAGGGGACAGTATTGTCCGGTGGAGGCGCACTTCTCAAAAACTTGGATCAATTGATCACCAAGACGATCGGCGTGCCGTGCTATGTGGCGGACGATCCTCTTCGTTGTGTCGTGCGTGGTACAGGCAAGGTATTGGACAATCTCGATATTTATAAGAAAACGATCCTTGCAACAACGAGGAGATAA
- a CDS encoding helix-turn-helix domain-containing protein — protein MYENSLEKIGLSPNEAKIYEALIHLGKSSVSHIAKKSNVHRRNIYDSLNRLLEKGLVFQIFQAGENIYSAVNPDKLLEIVHEKETEIEKILPQLREAYGKKPTEEIAFIYKGVEGYKNYMRDLVRVGEPVDFLGAKALWFTPNIPSYFLDNFKKEMKKKKVKYRTIFDHRVKEQMPEAIRKVGGAYKILPKKYSTPGVCDIFGDYVVTFNSVGVGNFGEGGTIFVMKNKELAENYRIWFQFIWDHL, from the coding sequence ATGTACGAAAATAGTCTGGAAAAAATCGGACTTTCTCCGAATGAAGCGAAGATCTATGAAGCCCTGATCCATCTGGGAAAATCCTCTGTTTCTCACATTGCCAAAAAAAGCAATGTTCATCGGAGAAATATTTATGATTCTCTGAATCGTCTTCTTGAAAAAGGTTTGGTTTTTCAGATCTTTCAAGCAGGGGAAAATATCTATAGCGCCGTCAATCCGGACAAATTGTTGGAAATTGTCCATGAAAAAGAAACTGAGATAGAAAAGATCTTGCCACAGTTGAGAGAGGCGTATGGCAAAAAACCGACAGAAGAAATCGCATTTATCTATAAAGGCGTGGAAGGGTATAAAAATTATATGCGAGATTTGGTGCGCGTTGGTGAGCCCGTCGATTTTTTGGGAGCCAAGGCGCTATGGTTTACGCCAAATATCCCTAGTTATTTTCTCGACAATTTCAAGAAAGAGATGAAAAAGAAAAAAGTGAAGTACCGTACAATTTTTGATCACCGGGTGAAAGAACAAATGCCCGAGGCGATCAGGAAGGTTGGCGGTGCCTATAAAATTTTACCTAAAAAATATTCCACGCCGGGCGTTTGTGATATATTCGGTGATTATGTGGTTACATTTAATAGTGTGGGCGTGGGAAACTTTGGAGAGGGAGGCACGATCTTTGTCATGAAAAACAAAGAATTGGCTGAAAACTATCGTATCTGGTTTCAGTTTATTTGGGATCATTTATAA
- a CDS encoding GNAT family N-acetyltransferase — MREEFPSANIERSNKYEITECGIDQLEQIVFVNDKIFKGMYEKDPYSLDQYQEKLKNLQPKIFVAKVNDQIIGDSISFEKNNSLYLWIMGVLEEYRNKGIAVKLFERNEQFARENKYESITVKVYNVSKEMLKLLLTRNYEITDVEKSKTDPKYNAVHLTLKM, encoded by the coding sequence ATGAGAGAAGAATTTCCAAGTGCAAATATTGAGCGATCCAATAAATATGAAATAACAGAGTGTGGCATTGATCAACTTGAGCAAATTGTTTTTGTAAATGACAAGATATTTAAAGGTATGTATGAGAAAGATCCATATTCTTTAGATCAATATCAGGAGAAATTAAAAAATTTACAACCAAAAATATTTGTGGCAAAGGTTAATGATCAAATTATTGGTGATTCAATTTCTTTTGAGAAAAACAACTCTCTGTACCTGTGGATCATGGGGGTATTGGAAGAGTATAGAAACAAAGGAATCGCTGTTAAGCTTTTTGAACGAAATGAGCAATTTGCCAGAGAAAATAAATATGAATCTATAACAGTAAAAGTTTATAATGTGTCAAAAGAAATGCTTAAATTGCTTTTGACAAGAAATTATGAAATAACGGACGTTGAGAAATCAAAAACTGATCCAAAATATAATGCTGTGCATTTGACATTAAAAATGTAG
- a CDS encoding 50S ribosomal protein L25 encodes MEKITLKAKKREQTGKKMRAEAGTNIPAVVYGDGVKAQSIWIDSVEFARVFAQAGMSTVVTLEIDGEKKPVNVLIYDYQNNPVSGVLTHIDLYVLNMKEEVETGVSLVFVGIAPAVKELGGTLVKTLDELEVRALPADLPHEIEVNLETLKTFDDHITVGDLTLGDKVHILADPETIIAMVSEPRSEEELASLNTEVDADVSKIEGVADKVVEEEKKEK; translated from the coding sequence ATGGAAAAGATCACATTGAAGGCAAAAAAACGTGAGCAGACCGGTAAAAAGATGCGTGCGGAGGCTGGGACAAATATTCCGGCAGTGGTGTATGGCGATGGCGTGAAAGCGCAGAGTATATGGATCGATAGCGTGGAGTTTGCGCGCGTGTTTGCACAGGCTGGTATGAGTACAGTGGTAACATTGGAAATTGATGGAGAAAAAAAACCGGTCAATGTGTTGATTTACGACTATCAGAACAATCCGGTATCGGGCGTGCTTACACATATCGACTTGTATGTCCTCAATATGAAAGAGGAAGTTGAAACAGGTGTGTCGCTTGTATTTGTGGGTATCGCACCGGCAGTAAAGGAATTGGGCGGCACATTGGTCAAGACGCTCGATGAACTAGAGGTTCGCGCACTGCCTGCAGATTTGCCACATGAAATTGAGGTAAATCTTGAGACGTTAAAAACATTTGACGATCATATCACGGTCGGTGATCTCACACTTGGTGATAAGGTGCACATATTGGCTGATCCGGAAACAATCATTGCAATGGTTTCTGAACCGCGATCTGAGGAAGAGCTTGCATCCCTCAATACGGAAGTGGATGCTGATGTCTCAAAGATCGAAGGTGTGGCTGATAAGGTGGTAGAAGAAGAGAAAAAAGAAAAATAG
- a CDS encoding glycosyltransferase family 1 protein, whose amino-acid sequence MNKIAIDASRAFLHERTGIEEYSYQLIKYLRVPLGQEHVTLYLRRGTRENIDFSLPKTWRVKELWSPRFWTYVRLSLALLIHRPTHLLVPGHIAPPIHPKKTTVVVHGLEFEINPEAYSRYEQVSMRRGIKNSCKWARNIVCVSNNTKRDLVRIYQVKKEKVRVAYEGMNVAPPEQQELTATVLHKYHLQEKGFIIFIGRLEERKNIIQILKAYEILRRHFLLSHKLVLVGKGGFGFERIQEEIMSHPFKDDIVLTGFISVDEKWALLRNAAVFVFPSLYEGFGLPVLEAQQVGVPVVTSNNSSLREVAGDSALLVDPLSATDIAEKTYALLANHDVRESAIAHGYENIKRFTWERCARLVAKMLLRK is encoded by the coding sequence ATGAATAAAATTGCTATTGATGCATCGCGGGCATTTCTTCATGAAAGGACCGGTATAGAAGAATATTCCTATCAACTGATCAAATATTTACGTGTGCCATTGGGACAAGAGCATGTGACACTCTATCTTCGTCGTGGCACGAGAGAAAATATTGATTTTTCTCTACCAAAAACATGGCGCGTCAAAGAATTGTGGTCGCCACGTTTTTGGACGTATGTGCGATTATCGTTGGCACTTCTCATCCATCGGCCGACACATCTCCTTGTGCCGGGACACATTGCACCACCGATCCATCCAAAGAAAACTACCGTCGTTGTCCATGGGTTGGAGTTTGAAATCAATCCTGAAGCATATTCACGTTATGAGCAAGTGTCTATGCGTCGTGGGATCAAAAATTCTTGCAAGTGGGCGCGTAACATTGTTTGCGTGTCAAACAATACCAAGCGCGACCTCGTGCGTATCTATCAGGTTAAAAAAGAAAAGGTGCGCGTAGCCTATGAAGGGATGAATGTTGCGCCACCGGAACAACAAGAGCTTACAGCGACAGTTTTGCATAAATATCATTTGCAAGAGAAGGGATTCATTATATTTATTGGACGATTGGAAGAGCGAAAGAATATTATACAAATCCTGAAAGCGTATGAAATTTTGCGCAGGCACTTCCTTCTTTCGCATAAATTGGTTTTGGTGGGTAAGGGTGGTTTTGGTTTTGAAAGAATCCAAGAGGAGATCATGAGCCATCCTTTTAAAGATGATATTGTTCTGACGGGTTTCATCAGTGTGGATGAAAAATGGGCATTATTGCGCAATGCGGCGGTTTTTGTTTTTCCATCTCTTTATGAGGGCTTTGGTTTGCCGGTATTGGAAGCGCAACAAGTTGGTGTGCCGGTGGTTACATCAAATAATTCTTCTTTGCGAGAGGTTGCGGGAGATAGTGCGCTTTTGGTTGATCCTCTCAGCGCTACGGATATCGCAGAAAAAACATATGCACTTCTCGCGAATCACGATGTGCGCGAATCTGCGATTGCGCATGGATATGAAAATATCAAACGTTTCACATGGGAACGTTGCGCGCGCTTGGTGGCAAAGATGCTTTTGCGAAAATAG